Proteins from a genomic interval of Sugiyamaella lignohabitans strain CBS 10342 chromosome C, complete sequence:
- the BGL7 gene encoding beta-glucosidase (top hit is XP_007344833.1 originated in Auricularia delicata TFB-10046 SS5), with translation MLVRFLPLLLLALGGLGGAQVLPNRFYNFTSPANYSNSNITNATTSYQRVTNLWDGFQVARGTITHVVEPLPIAKDELTPPPNMKPLHCQYRLPKDFIWGWASSASQIEGAVDADGRGPSVWDNVAHKVPGFLKKNETFDIANNHYYMYKQDFQRLKAMGVPYYSMTISWSRIFPSDSGEVNKAGLQHYIDEVNYLLENGIQPIVTLYHWDIPQVLQDKYGGWLDRKVVQDFANYARVMFEALPKVKLWLTLNEPQVFCNDYADWPDEGVPDHVFPTFGLNSTQRKYICGHNALLAHASAVHIYRTEIEPKYGKGKISFANSWDYTPSYSNSSEDILASERSLDFTAGWFGQPVYIDGEYPQSIRDVVYETLPRFTEEEKSLVLNSTDFYAWDGYTGHPVRASDDFSSCVTSQGDSENWPECFDEVFTLPGDWLIGNRADVGVSNWLYQTPRYFREGIVWAWSHFKPLEIIIPESGFSVWKENEMTEAQARYDDTRVSYLHDYLHQALKLIHEDKVKLSGIIAWSMYDNIEWRQGRDTRFGLQYFDYNHMKVYFKKSAFYMRDFFNHYMTQE, from the coding sequence ATGCTTGTAAGATTTCTTCCATTATTGTTACTAGCTCTAGGTGGTCTTGGAGGAGCGCAAGTACTTCCTAATAGATTTTATAATTTCACTAGCCCAGCAAATTACAGTAATTCCAACATCACAAATGCCACTACATCCTATCAAAGAGTGACAAATTTGTGGGATGGATTCCAAGTAGCGCGGGGTACTATCACACATGTCGTCGAGCCGTTACCAATAGCCAAAGATGAGCTAACTCCTCCTCCCAATATGAAACCACTGCATTGCCAATACAGGCTACCAAAAGACTTCATATGGGGATGGGCATCCAGTGCCAGTCAGATTGAAGGTGcagttgatgctgatggaAGGGGCCCTTCCGTGTGGGATAATGTTGCCCACAAAGTCCCCGGATtcttaaaaaaaaacgagACATTTGACATTGCAAACAACCACTATTACATGTATAAGCAAGACTTTCAAAGACTAAAGGCAATGGGGGTTCCTTATTATTCTATGACCATTTCATGGTCACGAATTTTTCCGTCTGACAGCGGCGAAGTTAATAAAGCTGGATTGCAGCATTATATTGACGAAGTCAACTATTTGTTAGAAAATGGCATTCAACCCATAGTAACTCTATATCACTGGGATATTCCTCAAGTCCTACAAGACAAGTATGGAGGCTGGTTGGACAGAAAAGTTGTTCAAGATTTTGCTAATTATGCTCGAGTTATGTTTGAAGCTCTTCCAAAAGTAAAACTTTGGCTAACACTAAATGAACCCCAGGTGTTTTGCAATGACTACGCCGATTGGCCTGATGAAGGCGTACCGGACCATGTGTTCCCAACCTTCGGACTCAACAGCACACAGagaaaatatatatgtgGTCACAATGCACTTTTAGCACATGCCAGTGCTGTCCATATTTATAGAACCGAAATTGAACCAAAATATGGCAAGGGAAAAATTTCATTTGCCAACTCTTGGGATTATACTCCATCCTATTCCAATTCTTCTGAGGACATATTAGCTTCGGAAAGGTCACTAGACTTTACTGCCGGATGGTTTGGTCAGCCTGTCTATATAGACGGGGAGTATCCCCAGTCGATCAGGGATGTCGTTTATGAGACTTTGCCTCGCTTTACCGAGGAAGAAAAATCGCTTGTTCTTAATTCTACTGATTTCTATGCATGGGATGGTTATACCGGTCATCCTGTAAGGGCCTCAGATGATTTCAGTAGCTGTGTTACCAGCCAGGGTGATTCCGAAAATTGGCCCGAATGTTTTGACGAAGTATTCACACTTCCTGGTGACTGGCTTATAGGAAATCGTGCTGATGTCGGAGTTTCCAATTGGTTATATCAAACGCCGCGATACTTCAGAGAGGGGATTGTTTGGGCCTGGTCACATTTCAAGCCGTTAGAGATTATAATTCCGGAATCCGGATTCAGCGTTTGgaaagagaatgaaatGACAGAAGCTCAAGCACGCTATGATGACACTAGAGTCAGTTATCTACATGACTACTTGCATCAGGCACTCAAACTTATCCATGAAGACAAGGTAAAACTGAGTGGGATTATCGCCTGGAGCATGTATGATAATATAGAATGGAGGCAGGGTCGAGATACGCGTTTCGGTTTGCAGTATTTTGACTATAACCATATGAAAGTTTATTTCAAAAAGTCTGCATTCTATATGAGGGACTTTTTTAATCACTACATGACccaagaataa
- the NEO1 gene encoding putative aminophospholipid-translocating P4-type ATPase NEO1 (Putative aminophospholipid translocase (flippase); involved in endocytosis and vacuolar biogenesis; localizes to endosomes and the Golgi aparatus; GO_component: GO:0030137 - COPI-coated vesicle [Evidence IDA] [PMID 14562095]; GO_component: GO:0005794 - Golgi apparatus [Evidence IEA]; GO_component: GO:0005794 - Golgi apparatus [Evidence IDA] [PMID 15314152]; GO_component: GO:0000139 - Golgi membrane [Evidence IEA]; GO_component: GO:0000139 - Golgi membrane [Evidence IDA] [PMID 12960419]; GO_component: GO:0005768 - endosome [Evidence IEA]; GO_component: GO:0005768 - endosome [Evidence IDA] [PMID 15314152]; GO_component: GO:0010008 - endosome membrane [Evidence IEA]; GO_component: GO:0016021 - integral component of membrane [Evidence IEA,IEA]; GO_component: GO:0016021 - integral component of membrane [Evidence ISM] [PMID 12192589]; GO_component: GO:0016020 - membrane [Evidence IEA]; GO_function: GO:0005524 - ATP binding [Evidence IEA,IEA]; GO_function: GO:0015662 - ATPase activity, coupled to transmembrane movement of ions, phosphorylative mechanism [Evidence ISS] [PMID 9224683]; GO_function: GO:0019829 - cation-transporting ATPase activity [Evidence IEA]; GO_function: GO:0016787 - hydrolase activity [Evidence IEA]; GO_function: GO:0000287 - magnesium ion binding [Evidence IEA]; GO_function: GO:0046872 - metal ion binding [Evidence IEA]; GO_function: GO:0000166 - nucleotide binding [Evidence IEA,IEA]; GO_function: GO:0004012 - phospholipid-translocating ATPase activity [Evidence IEA,IEA]; GO_function: GO:0004012 - phospholipid-translocating ATPase activity [Evidence ISS] [PMID 12221123]; GO_process: GO:0006812 - cation transport [Evidence IEA]; GO_process: GO:0006897 - endocytosis [Evidence IMP] [PMID 15314152]; GO_process: GO:0008152 - metabolic process [Evidence IEA]; GO_process: GO:0045332 - phospholipid translocation [Evidence IEA,IEA]; GO_process: GO:0015914 - phospholipid transport [Evidence IEA]; GO_process: GO:0015031 - protein transport [Evidence IEA]; GO_process: GO:0006890 - retrograde vesicle-mediated transport, Golgi to ER [Evidence IMP] [PMID 12960419]; GO_process: GO:0006810 - transport [Evidence IEA]; GO_process: GO:0007033 - vacuole organization [Evidence IMP] [PMID 15314152]) — MPEDAIPLHTMRTNTHDDDDDGIDGLDNIDDDVPLIGGSTNNGIGSDARSGADGTNNHKRSMTARLSGMLTSAKPTVRSERCVSSLTASSKPYPFPSNAVSNAKYSPVMFIPIILYEQFKFFFNLYFLLVALSQIVPALRIGYLSSYIVPLGFVLTVTMAKEAWDDIQRRRRDSESNSELYEVLTGNQPSLHQSRSLKVGDLIRIHKDQRIPADMILLSSSEKSGESFIRTDQLDGETDWKLRIACPLTQKLAIESATGVNNGSSGVADGDETINAFKKVVVIAGPPEKSIHSFLGTLKLEGQSIGLSVDNTLWANTVLASGTAIGIVIYTGHDTRQEMNTSVAGSKVGLLELEINNLSKILCVCVFLLSIGLVVIHGFGPDWYVDIMRFLILFSTIIPVSLRVNLDMGKSVYAYQIEHDKAIPDTIVRTSTIPEDLGRIEYLLTDKTGTLTQNDMEMKKVHVGTVSYAGDAMDEVVAFVRDGLSGAPASVSANTASSVPLRSRREIGNRVRDIVTCLAICHSVTPSFEDGNGGQIEYQAASPDEIAIVKWTAAMGLSLYRRDRTSMTLIHEATRTPHDFEILHVFPFNSDNKRMGIIVRDKSQQKSGELWFFQKGADTVMAKIVQHNDWLEEETANMAREGLRTLVIGRKKLTSQLYDKFVEKYNAASLSMFDRDVAMAKVVGEYLEHDLELLGLTGVEDRLQKDMKPSLELLRNAGIKIWMLTGDKVETARCVAVSAKLVSRGQFIYTVTKLDNPDEAYEHLEFLREKPDACLLIDGESLSLYLQKFKSEFVETAVRLPVVIACRCTPQQKADVAILIKEATKKRVCCIGDGGNDVSMIQAADVGVGIVGKEGKQASLAADFSITQFCHLTKLLVWHGRNSYKRSAKLAQFVIHRGLIISICQTVFSIASSFEPLALYQGWLMVGYATIYTMAPVFSLVLDRDVDEDLAKLYPELYKELTAGTSLSYRTFFVWVLVSLYQGCVIQGMSQLFVGSDSEQFTKMVAVSFSALLFNELIMVALEIITWNKVMVFSEIITMCIFVGSVPFLGDYFDLNYVTQVSFYWKTALITATALIPPWIGKTLRRKLKPPNYAKVQQA, encoded by the coding sequence ATGCCTGAAGACGCTATCCCGTTGCATACAATGCGGACTAATACTcatgatgacgacgacgacggtATCGATGGACTTGATAATATTGACGATGACGTCCCTTTAATTGgtggcagcaccaataaTGGTATAGGTAGTGACGCCAGATCTGGTGCCGATGGTACTAATAACCATAAACGCTCAATGACAGCCCGACTATCGGGTATGCTGACATCCGCCAAACCGACAGTGAGATCTGAACGATGTGTTTCCAGCCTGACTGCTTCATCTAAACCATATCCATTCCCATCAAACGCGGTATCAAATGCGAAATATTCGCCAGTTATGTTTATTCCCATCATTCTGTATGAACagttcaagttcttcttcaatctaTATTTCCTTTTGGTGGCTCTATCCCAAATTGTCCCGGCCCTGAGAATTGGTTATTTGTCGTCATACATTGTTCCATTGGGGTTTGTATTAACAGTAACCATGGCCAAAGAGGCATGGGATGATATTCAAAGACGCCGTAGAGACAGTGAATCTAATTCGGAATTATACGAAGTGCTCACTGGAAATCAGCCCTCATTACATCAAAGTCGTAGTTTGAAAGTTGGTGATCTCATTCGTATTCATAAAGACCAGCGTATTCCTGCAGATatgattttgttgtcaTCTTCTGAAAAGTCGGGTGAGTCGTTTATTCGTACAGATCAGTTGGATGGAGAAACAGATTGGAAGTTGAGAATTGCATGCCCCCTGACTCAGAAGCTGGCTATAGAGTCTGCAACTGGGGTTAATAATGGGTCGTCTGGTGTAGCCGATGGTGATGAAACTATTAATGCATTTAAAAAAGTGGTTGTAATTGCCGgaccccctgaaaaatccaTCCACTCTTTCCTTGGTACTCTTAAACTCGAGGGCCAATCTATTGGTTTATCTGTTGACAATACTCTATGGGCAAATACAGTTCTCGCATCAGGTACTGCTATTGGTATCGTTATATATACCGGACATGATACAAGACAGGAGATGAATACTTCAGTTGCTGGTAGCAAAGTCGGTCTGCTGGAATTAGAAATTAATAACTTATCGAAGATCCTCTGTGTGTGCGTGTTTCTCTTGAGTATAGGATTAGTCGTGATTCATGGATTCGGTCCTGACTGGTATGTTGATATTATGCGGTTTCTCATTCTTTTTTCAACAATCATACCTGTCAGTTTAAGAGTCAACTTAGACATGGGAAAGTCCGTTTATGCCTATCAAATTGAACATGACAAGGCAATTCCAGATACTATCGTTCGAACCAGTACAATTCCCGAAGATTTGGGCCGCATAGAGTATTTATTGACCGACAAGACTGGAACTTTAACTCAAAATGATATGGAGATGAAAAAAGTCCATGTTGGTACAGTGTCTTATGCGGGTGATGCAATGGACGAAGTAGTTGCTTTTGTACGTGATGGTTTGTCTGGAGCTCCTGCATCCGTATCTGCGAATACCGCTTCCTCCGTCCCACTTCGTAGCAGAAGAGAAATAGGCAACCGGGTACGCGATATAGTTACTTGTCTAGCAATTTGCCATTCAGTCACTCCATCTTTCGAGGACGGTAATGGTGGTCAGATCGAGTACCAAGCGGCATCTCCTGATGAGATTGCCATCGTCAAGTGGACTGCTGCCATGGGTCTGTCCCTGTATCGACGTGATCGTACATCCATGACATTGATACATGAAGCTACTCGCACACCTCATGACTTTGAAATCTTGCATGTTTTCCCATTCAATTCTGACAATAAGCGTATGGGTATTATTGTACGTGACAAGTCTCAGCAGAAGAGTGGTGAGTTGTGGTTCTTCCAGAAAGGTGCAGACACTGTAATGGCGAAAATCGTACAGCACAACGACTGGTTGGAGGAAGAAACTGCAAACATGGCTCGAGAAGGACTACGGACACTTGTAATTGGTCGCAAAAAGCTTACGTCACAATTATATGACAAGTTTGTGGAAAAGTACAATGCTGCCTCGTTATCTATGTTCGATCGTGACGTTGCCATGGCTAAAGTGGTTGGTGAATATTTAGAGCATGATCTTGAGTTACTGGGACTTACGGGTGTTGAAGATAGACTACAAAAGGACATGAAGCCATCATTGGAGTTATTACGAAATGCCGGAATCAAAATCTGGATGTTGACTGGCGATAAAGTTGAAACTGCTCGCTGTGTTGCTGTCTCTGCAAAATTGGTTTCACGGGGTCAATTCATCTACACAGTTACAAAGCTGGATAATCCAGATGAGGCATATGAGCATTTAGAATTTTTGCGTGAGAAACCTGATGCTTGTCTCCTGATTGACGGTGAGTCGCTTTCATTATATCttcaaaaattcaaaagcGAGTTTGTCGAGACAGCTGTCAGGTTGCCTGTCGTCATTGCATGTCGATGTACTCCACAACAAAAAGCCGATGTTGCCATTCTTATCAAAGAAGCTACTAAGAAAAGGGTTTGTTGTATTGGAGATGGCGGTAATGATGTGAGCATGATTCAAGCGGCTGACGTAGGTGTTGGTATTGTAGGAAAAGAAGGAAAGCAAGCTTCTCTCGCGGCAGACTTTTCTATCACCCAATTCTGTCACTTGACAAAGCTCTTAGTTTGGCATGGACGTAATTCATATAAGCGATCAGCTAAGCTAGCTCAATTTGTCATTCACAGAGGTCTTATTATCAGTATTTGTCAGACTGTCTTTTCGATCGCTTCGTCTTTTGAGCCATTAGCATTATACCAAGGCTGGCTGATGGTGGGCTATGCTACGATTTATACCATGGCGCCTGTATTTTCTCTGGTACTGGATAGGGATGTGGATGAAGACCTGGCTAAGTTATATCCTGAGTTATATAAGGAATTGACTGCTGGCACTTCCTTGTCCTACCGGACTTTTTTCGTCTGGGTCCTCGTTTCCCTCTATCAGGGATGTGTTATTCAAGGTATGTCACAGCTATTTGTTGGTAGCGATAGCGAACAATTCACTAAAATGGTGGCTGTTAGTTTTTCTGCTTTGCTCTTTAATGAACTGATCATGGTAGCATTGGAAATTATAACCTGGAACAAAGTCATGGTATTTTCCGAAATTATAACAATGTGTATATTTGTTGGATCGGTACCGTTTTTGGGCGATTATTTCGATCTCAACTACGTGACACAAGTTTCATTTTACTGGAAAACTGCACTCATTACTGCGACTGCATTGATTCCTCCATGGATTGGAAAGACACTGAGACGGAAGCTGAAACCACCAAATTATGCCAAAGTACAACAAGCTTAG
- the SYG1 gene encoding Syg1p (Plasma membrane hypothetical protein; truncation and overexpression suppresses lethality of G-alpha protein deficiency; GO_component: GO:0016021 - integral component of membrane [Evidence IEA,IEA]; GO_component: GO:0016021 - integral component of membrane [Evidence ISM] [PMID 12192589]; GO_component: GO:0016020 - membrane [Evidence IEA]; GO_component: GO:0005739 - mitochondrion [Evidence IDA] [PMID 14576278]; GO_component: GO:0005739 - mitochondrion [Evidence IDA] [PMID 16823961]; GO_component: GO:0005886 - plasma membrane [Evidence IEA,IEA]; GO_component: GO:0005886 - plasma membrane [Evidence IDA] [PMID 7592711]; GO_function: GO:0003674 - molecular_function [Evidence ND]; GO_process: GO:0007165 - signal transduction [Evidence IMP] [PMID 7592711]) codes for MTWTESGVDVDDDMFSPAKYQALVRYISDNYFLALSVAVTASIVRKISTQSEQRRTDLVPEWRDQYFDYKTGKKRLKKFDKKNEDKVQDSPHTRNFQTLFSGDSEHDDTPDLSSSPHPLTVSQLLRKGTNGKLPLIGKSPNLLRSYDISPSVVSTSSPRLKKPKETKILPGADVARFSSVLPYQSHSGHQVRIADNSFSPAYSGLELPPPAIKDASNPTKVDSISKIGGSGRDEGSSKDENRPDLQGDGPARRKVGFSESDVTPSQRDTGADENLDTIDSDPDHFDAPPVNDRSPLLENPFGPEPMAISKSNKSRQGTQYNTNEVVGNSTSSSNSASMEASTLRNRFTSENNQGAEAVSSNEAAIQELLAWVDSEVEKIEKFYSLKEAEAVEKYLILQDQLIQFNQHRSDIKQALANGEIINRAALTTKEALFREFDMPSLPEMLKKRKKKSMSENEIGGSGSDFSRKPDRGVTFSVARAQLKIALKEYYHSLELLKDYKSLNATAVRKMVKKFDKAAKSNKLPGYLEKIKNCKFVSSDVLDTLIPRTEDLYAFYFESSNHKRAVEKLRATDFPNLHYSAMFTTGLFLGLSVPLFIDGIVAGIRHSSKNPDIAYLFQIWGGFFLANLFVCLFMLNLYTWTTYKINYPFIFEFDQHNYLDYRQYGELPSMMLFLLSLFGWFTFRDFWPEQFPGKYFPPIYLGIALFTILCPLPILHWKARKWLVVAVWRLLLSGAYPVEFRDFFLGDIFCSLNYTISNASMFFCLYGTHWDLLGSSKYCTSSHSRLLGFLNSLPGIWRLLQCLRRYGDTGDWFPHLANGLKYSCLVLYYMFLSLARINRSSKVYHSCFILFACLNAIYSTIWDLFMDFSLLQPNSRHFLLRNELGFGSKWPYYAIMIVDPILRFSWILYAVFWDQIEQSAKISFFVSLIEIVRRFLWAFFRVENEHGSNVNRFRASRDLTLPYSEAKKIRIHSETMADETEHGQGDGTQVPMVDVEAQLRADEPASEEERHTPKPSPQRRKTFASIATPVLQAVSLKLKSAHTADFERRKPDDQQTGSADDDDDDDDDDDSILGDRYNTANENNKD; via the coding sequence GTTCCAGAGTGGAGAGACCAATACTTCGACTACAAAACTGGTAAAAAACGGCTTAAGAAATTCGACAAAAAGAATGAAGACAAGGTACAAGATTCGCCGCACACGAGGAATTTTCAAACGTTGTTTTCTGGCGACAGTGAACATGATGATACCCCTGATCTATCGTCATCACCCCATCCTTTGACAGTAAGCCAATTACTCCGCAAAGGTACAAACGGAAAACTACCCTTGATTGGAAAATCTCCAAACTTGTTAAGATCGTATGATATCAGTCCATCAGTAGTATCGACATCATCTCCACGGCTCAAAAAGCCCAAAGAGACGAAGATCCTCCCGGGTGCCGATGTTGCAAGATTCAGTAGTGTATTACCATATCAATCTCATTCAGGACACCAAGTACGAATTGCGGATAACAGCTTTAGTCCAGCATATAGTGGACTGGAATTACCACCTCCAGCAATAAAAGATGCATCCAATCCTACCAAGGTTGACAGCATTTCCAAAATAGGCGGTAGCGGGAGAGATGAAGGTTCCAGCAAAGACGAGAACAGGCCTGATTTGCAAGGAGATGGACCAGCCCGTAGGAAGGTGGGTTTCTCTGAATCAGATGTTACTCCAAGTCAACGGGacactggtgctgatgaaAATCTTGATACAATCGACTCCGATCCTGATCATTTTGATGCTCCTCCTGTAAATGATCGATCACCGCTATTAGAAAATCCTTTTGGTCCCGAGCCAATGGCTATTTCAAAGAGTAATAAATCGAGACAGGGCACTCAATACAATACCAACGAAGTAGTCGGAAACTCCACATCGTCAAGTAATAGTGCCAGCATGGAAGCTAGTACTCTTAGAAATAGATTCACATCAGAGAACAATCAAGGTGCTGAAGCAGTCTCATCAAATGAGGCTGCCATACAAGAGCTTCTTGCATGGGTGGATTCTGAAGTCGAGAAGATTGAGAAATTCTATAGTTTGAAGGAGGCAGAGGCAGtggaaaaatatttgattCTCCAGGATCAATTAATTCAGTTCAATCAGCACAGATCAGACATTAAGCAGGCCCTGGCAAATggagaaataataaacagaGCAGCATTGACGACTAAGGAAGCATTATTTAGAGAGTTTGATATGCCCAGCTTGCCAGAAAtgttgaagaaaaggaaaaagaagtcaATGTcagaaaatgaaattggCGGCTCCGGATCGGACTTTTCGAGAAAACCTGATCGTGGGGTTACATTCTCCGTAGCACGGGCTCAATTGAAGATAGCACTGAAAGAATACTATCACTCGTTGGAATTGCTGAAAGATTATAAATCGCTCAATGCTACGGCAGTACGAAAAATGGTGAAAAAGTTTGACAAAGCTGCTAAGAGTAACAAGCTGCCAGGGTACTTGGAAAAGATTAAGAACTGTAAATTTGTGTCTTCAGATGTACTTGACACTCTTATCCCTCGAACCGAAGATTTATATGCATTTTACTTCGAGTCAAGTAATCACAAGCGAGCAGTTGAAAAACTTCGAGCGACTGATTTCCCTAACCTTCACTATTCTGCCATGTTCACCACGGGACTATTTCTAGGATTATCTGTtccattatttattgatggTATTGTTGCTGGAATTCGCCACAGCAGTAAAAACCCTGACATTGCTTACTTATTTCAAATCTGGGGTggctttttcttggctaATCTATTTGTGTGTTTGTTTATGCTCAATTTGTATACCTGGACCACGTACAAAATTAACTATCCATTTATCTTTGAATTTGATCAGCACAATTACTTGGATTATCGACAATATGGCGAGCTTCCGTCAATGATGCTATTCTTATTATCGTTATTCGGATGGTTTACATTTCGTGATTTCTGGCCCGAACAGTTCCCCGGAAAGTATTTCCCGCCTATTTATCTTGGTATTGCTTTGTTCACAATTCTATGTCCACTGCCAATACTCCATTGGAAGGCTCGAAAATGGCTCGTCGTTGCAGTATGGCGACTGCTACTTTCTGGTGCATATCCTGTCGAGTTTCGAgacttttttcttggtgATATCTTTTGCAGTTTGAATTACACCATCTCAAACGCGTCCATGTTTTTCTGTCTCTATGGCACTCATTGGGATCTTCTTGGGTCTTCTAAGTATTGTACGTCTTCCCATTCAAGATTACTAGGTTTCTTGAATAGTTTGCCAGGTATATGGCGTCTCCTGCAATGTCTTCGACGTTATGGAGATACCGGTGATTGGTTCCCACATCTTGCCAACGGACTAAAATATTCTTGTCTAGTTCTATACTATATgtttttgagtttggcaCGTATTAATCGGTCATCGAAGGTATACCATAGTTGTTTCATCCTTTTTGCATGCCTGAATGCTATTTACAGTACAATCTGGGATCTGTTTATGGATTTCTCACTTCTTCAACCGAACTCAAGACACTTCCTTCTACGTAATGAGCTGGGATTTGGCTCTAAGTGGCCGTACTACGCGATTATGATAGTGGATCCAATATTAAGATTCAGTTGGATTTTATACGCTGTGTTTTGGGATCAGATCGAACAATCGGCAAAAATcagtttttttgtttcgttGATTGAAATTGTTCGGAGATTTTTATGGGCTTTCTTCAGAGTTGAAAACGAGCATGGATCTAATGTAAACAGGTTTAGAGCTTCAAGGGATTTGACTCTACCTTACTCTgaagcaaagaaaataagAATTCATAGTGAGACAATGGCCGATGAAACGGAACATGGCCAAGGTGATGGTACTCAAGTTCCCATGGTGGATGTGGAAGCACAGCTGAGAGCTGATGAGCCAgcttcagaagaagaaagacaCACCCCCAAGCCGAGCCCACAAAGGAGAAAGACATTTGCATCAATTGCCACTCCTGTATTACAGGCAGTTAGTCTTAAATTGAAATCCGCTCATACTGCTGATTTCGAGAGAAGAAAACCAGATGACCAACAAACAGGAtcagctgatgatgatgacgatgatgacgacgatgatgatagcATACTCGGCGACAGGTACAACACTGccaatgaaaataataaagatTAG